One stretch of Roseibium sp. HPY-6 DNA includes these proteins:
- a CDS encoding cytoplasmic protein, with product MNTARFVRLILSALAICTFFTVPSGAEENRAYLSLSGKNRLPDCTANSVQKAVRKSVARAYADYYGGRKIVGIQEISELAFHVNGVSPLARRYCTGEASMSDGSQQHLHYLIEENAGFVGISWNVETCLSPLDKWRVYGSHCSTARPH from the coding sequence GTGAACACTGCCCGCTTTGTCCGATTGATCCTGTCTGCGCTCGCCATTTGCACGTTTTTCACCGTGCCATCCGGAGCGGAGGAAAATCGCGCTTATCTTTCGCTGAGCGGCAAGAACCGCCTGCCGGACTGCACTGCCAATTCGGTACAAAAGGCAGTGCGAAAATCAGTCGCCCGCGCATATGCTGACTATTACGGCGGCAGGAAGATCGTCGGAATTCAGGAGATCTCCGAACTGGCCTTTCACGTTAACGGGGTCAGCCCGCTTGCCCGCAGATACTGCACCGGCGAAGCGAGCATGTCCGATGGTTCCCAGCAGCACCTTCACTATCTGATTGAGGAAAATGCCGGCTTCGTCGGCATCAGCTGGAATGTGGAGACATGTCTGTCACCGCTCGACAAGTGGCGCGTCTACGGGTCTCACTGCAGCACCGCGCGGCCGCACTAA
- a CDS encoding ribonuclease T yields MALPKRIWPLAAVLLGFLVALPALADEPGEFDFYVLSLSWSPTYCKQEGDGANPHQCNVRDPFRFVVHGLWPQYERGYPQSCSGPRRIEKRIAVGMEDIMPSHGLVFHQWRKHGTCSGLSPDDYFALTRQAYEKVTIPGAFSRLDKRGKASPETVEKAFRLANPGLNDDAMAVTCSNGEFDEIRICLTKDLQFRACRNVDRSGCRAGSLAIPAPTR; encoded by the coding sequence ATGGCGCTTCCAAAACGCATCTGGCCACTGGCTGCAGTCTTGCTGGGTTTTCTGGTTGCATTACCTGCTCTGGCCGATGAGCCGGGCGAGTTTGATTTCTACGTTCTTTCGCTGTCCTGGTCGCCAACCTACTGCAAGCAGGAAGGCGACGGCGCGAACCCGCACCAATGTAATGTACGTGATCCGTTCAGGTTCGTCGTTCACGGGTTGTGGCCGCAATATGAACGGGGCTACCCACAATCCTGCAGCGGCCCTCGCCGCATTGAAAAACGCATTGCAGTGGGCATGGAAGACATCATGCCGAGCCATGGACTGGTTTTTCATCAATGGCGCAAGCACGGAACCTGCTCGGGCTTGTCACCGGACGATTACTTTGCCTTGACCCGTCAGGCATATGAAAAAGTCACCATCCCAGGGGCATTCTCCAGATTGGACAAACGCGGCAAGGCGTCTCCGGAGACAGTGGAAAAGGCGTTTAGGCTGGCTAACCCGGGCTTGAACGATGACGCAATGGCAGTCACCTGCTCAAACGGTGAGTTCGACGAAATTCGCATTTGCCTTACCAAGGATTTGCAGTTTCGAGCCTGCCGGAATGTGGACCGGTCCGGTTGCAGGGCCGGCAGTCTTGCGATTCCTGCGCCAACCCGCTGA
- a CDS encoding glutathione S-transferase N-terminal domain-containing protein produces MMKLRSSPPSPFGRKIKIAMVMLGLKDRIEVVDANTADPADSLRGQNPLGKIPALILENGDVLYDSAVILEYLDHLAGGSKLFPAGEARFAVLRDQALADGIMDAALLRVYEKRFKQPHYRDPAWDAYQGEKVARGLAYFEQHMPATPGSAADVDAASLTLACTLGYLDMRFGDGWRANCPKLAAWLQAFEAAVPAFADTKQPAAPVPDDAAVDLK; encoded by the coding sequence ATGATGAAACTTCGCTCGTCGCCACCGTCGCCTTTCGGCCGCAAAATCAAAATCGCCATGGTGATGCTCGGCCTTAAGGACCGGATTGAAGTTGTGGACGCCAACACGGCCGACCCGGCCGACAGCCTGCGCGGACAAAACCCACTCGGGAAGATCCCGGCGCTGATCCTGGAAAATGGCGACGTCCTCTACGACAGCGCTGTCATTCTTGAATACCTGGATCATCTGGCAGGTGGCAGCAAACTGTTTCCCGCGGGCGAAGCGAGGTTTGCGGTGTTACGCGACCAGGCGCTCGCTGACGGCATCATGGATGCAGCCCTTTTGCGCGTATATGAAAAGCGCTTCAAGCAGCCCCACTACAGGGACCCGGCGTGGGATGCCTATCAGGGTGAGAAAGTGGCCCGAGGTCTCGCTTACTTCGAGCAGCACATGCCAGCGACCCCGGGTTCAGCTGCCGATGTCGACGCGGCCTCGCTGACGCTCGCCTGTACACTCGGGTATCTCGACATGCGGTTCGGAGACGGCTGGCGCGCGAATTGCCCGAAGCTGGCGGCGTGGCTGCAGGCGTTCGAAGCTGCGGTCCCGGCCTTTGCCGATACGAAACAACCGGCGGCGCCCGTTCCCGATGACGCTGCGGTTGACCTGAAATAG
- a CDS encoding efflux RND transporter permease subunit, whose product MRSPGGPKFASFLDYMVRHRTAANLLLALMLLAGIAASTQIRTQFFPDFVREEVDVDVSWPGAGPDDLDRSVVEILGPQLLAINGVDEATSVSREGNASINLEFEDGWDMGQATDEVKAAVDQARSSLPDGIEEPVVSRGVYRDRVTDVVIYGPVDIDQLARFAEDLQTVLFRDGVTRVSIQGLANPIIRINVGESMLVRHDLTLSEIADVVSAEMETTPAGDVSGSGARLRTGQTRRSEQELGEIVLKAPSQGEKLQLRSVADIVTEGVESGRAYYHKGMPAVVLRVDRSAQGDTISIQRDVERITAEFQKTLPDGVVVQLTRTRSQNIIDRMNILIENGLFGLSLVLAFLFLFLSARTAFWVAAGIPVAMMATIGLMYAFGLTLNMVSVFALIICLGIVVDDAIVVGEHADFLHRRGYPPPEAASLAARRMTAPVFSASITTLIAFIGLIAIGGRFGTLIADIPFTVAVVLIASLVESFLILPAHMNHALSASKKPRWYDMPNRVFNRGFVWFRETLFRRFINWIITVRYPAVGFGVMVLLLSVTLFVDGSVRWRFFNAPERSVVSASIAMMPGAERDDTKAMIAEMERALDVVNARYGEQYGDEPVQFALSTVGGTAGRGLSGADSKDVDQLGGISIELIDPDLRPYSAFQFIGEWRKEINRPPLLETLALRGERSGPGGDAIDVRLYGTSTENLKAAAESLKQSLAPLEGVSALEDTLAYDKPELSLTLTPQGEALGFTTDDIARILRNRLEGIEVAEFPVGRRTAKVKVLMPEEETDSSFLYTTRVRTETGTHVSLSEIVQIDSSYGFASVRRSDGLRTLQVSGDVAEDSPEAAARVMMLLQDELLPQLAAEFDVESELGGLAEQEKSFLSDAMVGFALCLAGIYLTLCWIFESWTRPLMIMIIIPFGSIGMLWGHYIHGVPLSMFSVVGFIGMSGIIINDSIVLVTTIDEYARNHPFRQALINGVCDRLRAVILTTATTVFGLAPLLFETSRQAQFLKPTVITLSYGLGVGLFLVILLVPALLAIQRDFGQSVLSGRRLLRARGRRPLPGGSAQTPDT is encoded by the coding sequence ATGCGCTCTCCCGGCGGACCCAAGTTTGCCTCTTTCCTGGACTACATGGTGCGGCACCGGACGGCGGCCAACCTGCTTCTTGCCCTGATGTTGCTGGCGGGGATTGCGGCAAGCACGCAGATCCGGACCCAGTTTTTTCCCGACTTTGTCCGCGAAGAGGTGGATGTAGATGTGTCGTGGCCCGGAGCGGGCCCCGATGACCTCGACCGATCCGTCGTTGAAATTCTTGGGCCACAGCTGTTGGCGATCAACGGTGTCGATGAGGCGACGTCGGTCTCTCGCGAAGGCAACGCGTCGATCAATCTGGAATTCGAAGACGGCTGGGACATGGGCCAGGCCACCGACGAGGTGAAGGCCGCCGTTGATCAGGCACGCTCGAGCCTGCCGGATGGCATTGAGGAGCCTGTCGTCAGCCGGGGCGTTTACCGGGACCGGGTTACGGACGTCGTCATTTATGGTCCGGTCGATATCGATCAGCTGGCAAGGTTTGCCGAAGACCTGCAGACAGTTCTGTTTCGCGATGGCGTAACGCGAGTTTCGATACAGGGCCTTGCCAACCCGATCATCCGGATCAATGTCGGCGAGAGCATGCTCGTGCGCCATGATCTGACGCTGAGCGAGATTGCCGATGTGGTTTCCGCCGAGATGGAAACGACCCCCGCCGGCGATGTCAGTGGCAGCGGCGCGCGGCTCCGCACCGGTCAGACCAGGAGATCCGAACAGGAGCTTGGCGAAATCGTCCTGAAAGCGCCGAGCCAGGGCGAGAAGCTTCAATTGCGTTCCGTTGCCGACATCGTCACGGAAGGCGTGGAGAGCGGCAGGGCCTATTACCACAAGGGCATGCCTGCCGTCGTTCTGCGTGTTGACCGCAGCGCGCAGGGTGACACCATTTCCATACAAAGAGACGTTGAGCGCATAACAGCGGAGTTTCAGAAGACACTGCCCGACGGTGTTGTTGTGCAACTGACCCGCACGCGGTCTCAGAACATCATCGACCGGATGAATATCCTGATCGAGAACGGGCTTTTCGGTCTGAGCCTGGTGCTTGCATTCCTGTTCCTGTTCTTGTCCGCACGCACGGCTTTCTGGGTTGCCGCGGGCATTCCCGTTGCCATGATGGCCACGATCGGTCTCATGTATGCCTTCGGGCTGACGCTCAACATGGTGTCGGTGTTTGCACTGATTATTTGTCTCGGGATTGTCGTCGACGACGCCATTGTGGTCGGCGAACATGCCGATTTCCTTCACCGGCGCGGCTATCCTCCACCGGAAGCGGCAAGCCTTGCCGCGCGAAGAATGACGGCGCCTGTCTTCAGTGCGTCGATCACGACCCTGATCGCTTTCATCGGACTTATTGCCATTGGAGGGCGGTTCGGCACGCTGATTGCCGATATTCCCTTCACCGTCGCGGTCGTTCTTATCGCAAGCCTTGTGGAATCCTTCCTGATCCTGCCAGCGCACATGAACCACGCCCTGTCTGCCAGCAAGAAACCGCGCTGGTATGACATGCCCAACAGGGTCTTCAACAGGGGCTTTGTCTGGTTCAGGGAAACACTGTTCCGTCGGTTTATCAACTGGATCATTACGGTCCGCTACCCAGCTGTCGGTTTCGGTGTGATGGTGCTTTTGTTGTCAGTGACGCTGTTCGTTGACGGCAGCGTACGCTGGCGTTTTTTCAATGCGCCTGAGCGCTCGGTCGTCTCCGCCAGCATCGCCATGATGCCCGGCGCAGAGCGCGACGATACCAAGGCCATGATCGCCGAGATGGAGCGGGCTCTCGACGTCGTCAATGCGCGCTACGGTGAGCAATACGGGGATGAGCCGGTCCAGTTCGCGCTGTCAACGGTTGGAGGGACGGCCGGAAGGGGCCTCAGCGGCGCAGACAGCAAGGACGTTGATCAACTGGGCGGCATTTCCATTGAACTGATCGATCCGGATCTCAGACCTTATTCCGCTTTCCAGTTCATCGGCGAGTGGCGAAAGGAAATCAACCGGCCACCGCTTCTGGAGACCTTGGCTCTGCGTGGAGAGCGGTCAGGACCGGGCGGCGATGCGATCGACGTGAGGCTCTACGGAACTTCGACAGAAAACCTCAAAGCGGCTGCCGAAAGCCTGAAGCAGTCGCTTGCGCCTCTGGAGGGCGTCAGCGCGCTGGAAGACACGCTCGCCTACGACAAGCCGGAACTCAGCCTCACCCTGACGCCGCAGGGCGAGGCGCTTGGCTTCACCACCGATGACATAGCGCGGATCCTGCGCAACCGGCTAGAAGGGATCGAGGTAGCCGAATTTCCGGTCGGGCGGCGGACGGCAAAAGTGAAGGTGCTGATGCCGGAAGAAGAGACGGATTCCTCGTTCCTCTACACGACGCGTGTTCGAACAGAGACCGGCACTCATGTTTCGCTCAGCGAGATCGTTCAGATTGACAGCAGTTACGGTTTTGCATCCGTCAGACGCAGCGACGGCTTGCGCACGTTGCAGGTCAGCGGAGACGTCGCTGAAGACAGTCCGGAAGCTGCCGCACGCGTGATGATGCTCCTGCAAGACGAATTGCTTCCTCAGCTCGCCGCGGAGTTTGACGTGGAGAGCGAACTGGGCGGATTGGCCGAGCAGGAGAAATCCTTCCTTTCCGACGCGATGGTAGGGTTTGCGCTGTGCCTTGCCGGGATTTATCTCACGCTCTGCTGGATCTTTGAATCGTGGACCCGGCCGCTGATGATCATGATCATCATTCCCTTCGGTTCGATCGGGATGCTGTGGGGGCACTATATTCATGGCGTACCGTTGTCGATGTTTTCTGTCGTCGGCTTCATCGGAATGTCCGGGATCATCATCAACGACAGCATCGTTCTGGTGACGACGATCGATGAGTATGCGCGCAACCATCCCTTCCGGCAGGCTCTTATAAACGGTGTTTGTGATCGATTGAGAGCGGTGATCCTGACAACGGCAACCACTGTTTTCGGGCTCGCGCCGCTGCTGTTTGAAACCAGCCGTCAGGCACAGTTCCTGAAACCGACCGTGATCACCCTTTCCTATGGATTGGGGGTCGGTCTTTTCCTGGTCATATTGCTGGTTCCGGCTTTGCTCGCGATACAACGGGATTTTGGTCAGTCGGTCTTGAGCGGACGCCGCCTGTTGAGGGCGCGCGGACGCCGGCCCTTGCCGGGTGGTTCCGCGCAGACCCCGGACACGTAA
- a CDS encoding HlyD family efflux transporter periplasmic adaptor subunit, giving the protein MRFLMRGLVGLALMAIMIGFAGFGAYRFYGAMSVEETARQRPARERSYTVNVAELTPQSVAPVTTAYGQIESWRTLQLRASSEGRLVDVASKFRDGAAVAEGELLLRIDPANAEFQYLDAEAALADAEAQKTEAEEAVIVAEQELVAARRQLSLRRQALERQLQLKDKGYSTAVQVEGEELAVASLEQALNNRLQSVITARKRIERMDLSVQRAQLALEDAERVLDETTLTAPFYGYLAEVDATLGRRVSPSETLALLIDPSALEVRFALSTAEFSRLLDTSGKLIKAPVSVTLQLGGRSVEVPGRVDRAAAIVGEGEAGRTLFATLDIETGTVLRPGDFVRVDVEEPELSEIAVVPAAAVTENGRLLIVAEGDRIDEITARVLRRVGNDVVLADVPFGTDYIRERLPQLGKGLKITPRRTDDAGDENAAPQTARAPDAVAGPASDLVALEPERRAALIEQLNSSNMPENRKARLLALLNEPMVPKELIERLEQRQGRKG; this is encoded by the coding sequence ATGCGGTTTTTGATGCGCGGACTGGTCGGTCTGGCATTAATGGCAATCATGATCGGTTTCGCCGGTTTTGGCGCCTACAGGTTCTACGGCGCGATGTCAGTCGAAGAAACCGCACGCCAGCGGCCTGCGCGTGAACGCAGCTATACGGTCAACGTTGCCGAGCTGACACCGCAATCGGTTGCCCCTGTGACAACGGCTTATGGGCAGATCGAAAGCTGGCGCACGTTGCAGCTGAGGGCAAGTTCGGAAGGCCGGCTCGTCGATGTTGCAAGCAAGTTTCGGGACGGCGCGGCCGTTGCCGAAGGTGAGCTTCTCTTAAGGATCGATCCGGCGAATGCCGAATTCCAGTATCTGGACGCCGAGGCGGCGCTCGCGGATGCGGAAGCCCAGAAAACCGAGGCGGAAGAGGCCGTCATTGTTGCAGAACAGGAACTGGTGGCCGCTCGGCGCCAGTTGAGCTTGCGCCGTCAGGCGCTTGAGCGTCAGCTGCAACTGAAAGACAAGGGCTATTCGACGGCAGTGCAGGTCGAGGGCGAAGAGTTGGCGGTTGCCTCCCTCGAACAGGCGTTGAACAACCGACTGCAATCCGTAATCACTGCGCGCAAACGCATTGAACGCATGGATCTTAGCGTACAGCGGGCCCAGCTCGCGCTTGAAGATGCGGAACGCGTTCTTGACGAGACAACGCTCACCGCACCCTTTTATGGGTATCTGGCAGAAGTCGACGCGACCCTCGGGCGCCGCGTCAGCCCTTCGGAAACACTGGCGCTTCTTATCGATCCGTCGGCGTTGGAGGTGAGGTTTGCACTCTCTACGGCCGAGTTTTCAAGACTGTTGGACACGAGCGGCAAGCTTATCAAGGCACCCGTTTCCGTCACCCTTCAACTCGGCGGACGCTCCGTGGAAGTTCCGGGGCGCGTCGACCGGGCTGCGGCGATCGTAGGTGAAGGAGAAGCCGGCAGAACGCTGTTTGCGACGCTCGACATCGAGACCGGAACGGTATTGAGGCCCGGCGATTTCGTCAGGGTCGATGTTGAGGAACCGGAATTATCCGAAATCGCGGTTGTTCCGGCAGCCGCCGTCACGGAAAACGGGCGGCTTCTGATCGTTGCCGAAGGCGATCGCATCGATGAAATCACGGCACGTGTCCTCAGGCGCGTGGGCAATGATGTTGTGCTTGCCGATGTTCCTTTTGGCACCGATTACATCAGGGAGCGACTGCCGCAGCTGGGCAAGGGATTGAAGATCACGCCGCGCCGTACTGACGACGCCGGTGATGAGAACGCCGCGCCACAAACCGCGCGGGCGCCAGACGCCGTCGCAGGACCTGCGAGCGACCTTGTTGCCCTTGAGCCTGAGCGACGCGCGGCGCTAATCGAACAGCTGAACAGTTCCAACATGCCTGAGAACCGGAAAGCCCGCCTTCTTGCGCTCTTGAACGAGCCGATGGTGCCAAAGGAACTCATTGAAAGGCTCGAACAGCGGCAAGGCCGCAAGGGCTAA
- a CDS encoding outer membrane protein, translating to MKRLVLAGLAVTVATAGAAPVLAADLPQSPAPAFEAVPAQQQTIDWTGLYVGGNLGWAFGNFDNRVGGTDIDTDTNGVAGGLYTGYNFQVTPNVVLGAEADFTLSDLEDTKSAGGQTITSKSDWNSNIRARIGYSFDRYLVYGAGGLALADLEVSGNGDSDSKTAVGWTLGVGGEALVTNNVTARLDYAYQDFGDQDFNLNGTGVTSDFSNQLVRFGVGYKF from the coding sequence ATGAAACGTCTTGTGCTTGCAGGCCTTGCAGTGACTGTCGCAACAGCGGGTGCCGCACCGGTACTGGCTGCGGATTTGCCCCAGTCGCCCGCGCCGGCTTTTGAGGCCGTTCCGGCTCAGCAGCAGACCATCGACTGGACCGGGCTTTACGTTGGTGGCAACCTTGGCTGGGCATTCGGGAACTTTGACAATCGCGTCGGAGGCACCGACATTGACACGGACACCAACGGTGTCGCAGGTGGTCTTTATACCGGTTACAACTTTCAGGTGACCCCGAATGTTGTACTCGGTGCGGAGGCGGACTTCACACTGTCCGATCTGGAAGACACCAAGTCGGCCGGCGGGCAGACAATCACGTCCAAGTCAGACTGGAACTCCAACATCCGTGCGCGGATCGGTTACAGCTTCGACCGGTATCTCGTCTATGGCGCCGGTGGTCTTGCTTTGGCAGACCTTGAAGTTTCCGGTAACGGCGACTCCGACAGCAAAACTGCGGTCGGCTGGACGCTCGGCGTCGGTGGTGAGGCACTTGTCACCAACAATGTCACCGCGCGTCTCGACTATGCCTATCAGGATTTCGGAGACCAGGACTTCAATCTGAATGGAACCGGTGTGACGTCCGATTTCAGCAACCAGCTGGTCCGCTTTGGCGTCGGCTACAAGTTCTGA
- a CDS encoding calcium/sodium antiporter, which produces MLFDYISLAGGLVVLIIAGDVLVRGSVGVAQRLGIPNLVIGLTIVAFGTSAPELVISLKAALEDAGGIAIGNVIGSNIANVLLVLGMPALIAATPCGEDGATRNAMFMVAVTLVFIGLCFFTPIGLYAGLVLLVLLALFLGASTITARRHRKEQKAITASAAGAAVADAEIDTDDTLDDVEDVPDSVWIALVYIALGLVGLPLGAHFTISGATDIASHWGVSEAVIGLTVIALGTSLPELATTVMAAVRQHGAVAIGNVIGSNIFNLLAIIGITAVVVPIDVPPEVLKLDIWVMLACAILLTILAACRICLGKISGLAMTAAYFLYITTVYLLGNVS; this is translated from the coding sequence ATGCTGTTTGACTATATTAGCCTCGCAGGCGGATTGGTTGTGCTGATTATTGCCGGCGATGTCTTGGTCAGGGGCTCTGTTGGGGTTGCGCAGCGGCTTGGCATTCCAAATCTGGTGATCGGTCTGACGATCGTGGCGTTCGGCACATCCGCACCGGAACTCGTCATTTCCCTCAAGGCCGCCCTGGAAGATGCAGGCGGAATTGCCATCGGCAACGTCATCGGTTCGAACATTGCCAACGTCCTTCTGGTCCTCGGCATGCCGGCGCTGATAGCCGCAACCCCTTGTGGGGAAGATGGCGCAACACGCAATGCCATGTTTATGGTTGCCGTCACGCTTGTGTTCATCGGTCTTTGCTTCTTTACACCAATCGGCCTCTACGCCGGTCTGGTGCTTCTGGTCCTTCTTGCCCTCTTTCTCGGCGCGTCGACGATCACCGCGCGCCGCCATCGCAAAGAACAAAAGGCAATCACTGCATCGGCTGCGGGCGCGGCGGTCGCTGACGCGGAAATCGACACGGACGACACGTTGGATGATGTCGAAGATGTTCCCGATTCCGTCTGGATTGCCCTCGTCTATATCGCGCTCGGTCTGGTCGGACTTCCCCTCGGCGCGCATTTCACCATTTCAGGTGCGACCGACATCGCCTCCCATTGGGGTGTGAGCGAAGCCGTGATCGGCCTCACGGTCATTGCCCTCGGCACCTCTCTCCCGGAATTGGCCACAACAGTCATGGCCGCGGTCCGCCAGCACGGTGCGGTCGCCATCGGAAACGTCATCGGTTCAAATATTTTCAACCTGCTCGCGATCATTGGCATCACGGCGGTCGTCGTGCCGATCGATGTTCCGCCGGAAGTGCTGAAACTCGATATCTGGGTGATGCTGGCCTGTGCGATCCTGCTGACCATCCTTGCGGCTTGCCGGATCTGCCTCGGCAAGATCTCGGGACTGGCGATGACGGCAGCCTATTTTCTCTACATAACAACGGTCTATCTGCTCGGGAATGTCAGCTGA
- the uvrC gene encoding excinuclease ABC subunit UvrC translates to MQDPSDSRIDAEDDGAQTATPAPRGVDVIANEVKRLPNGPGVYRMLDENGEVLYVGKARSLKKRVTSYTRLQGQSNRIMRMILATAAMEFVVTKTEPEALLLEANLIKRLRPRFNVLLRDDKSFPYILVTGDHESPAIVKHRGARKRKGEYFGPFASAGAVDRTINALQKAFLIRTCSDSYYENRSRPCLQYQIKRCAGPCTGEIDPEDYAGLVSEAKAFLSGRSQLIKKQLAQQMEAASADLEFERAAIYRDRLSALSHVQAHQGINPQSVQEADVFAVHQEGGQTCVQVFFFRTGQNWGNRAYFPKADKSLDEAEVLESFLAQFYDDKPAPKQILLTHALAEQDLLSEALSERTGRKVDVSVPKRGEKKELVDHALTNAREALGRRLAETSSQARLLKGVGEAFDLPAVPRRIEVYDNSHIMGTNAVGGMIVAGIEGFAKGQYRKFNIKSEDLVPGDDYGMMREVLTRRFSRLLKENARDEKPAASAEAHEVSEESAGEDTSAAISSDMPAWPDLVLIDGGQGQLTAARETLETLGITDVPLVGIAKGPDRDAGREKFFIPGRQSFMLPERDPVLYFVQRLRDEAHRFAIGSHRARRKKDIVKNPLDEIAGVGPTRKKALLRHFGTAKAVSKAGVDDLAAVPGISEAIAKLVYDHFHE, encoded by the coding sequence ATGCAGGACCCTTCCGATTCCCGAATAGACGCTGAAGACGACGGCGCGCAAACAGCGACGCCCGCGCCGAGGGGCGTCGATGTCATTGCCAACGAGGTCAAGCGTTTGCCCAACGGTCCGGGCGTCTACCGGATGTTGGATGAAAACGGTGAAGTGCTTTACGTCGGCAAGGCCAGAAGCCTCAAGAAACGGGTTACCAGCTACACCCGGCTTCAGGGTCAGTCGAACAGGATCATGCGCATGATCCTGGCGACGGCAGCGATGGAATTTGTCGTTACCAAGACAGAACCGGAAGCGCTCCTGCTGGAAGCCAATCTGATCAAGCGCCTCAGGCCGCGTTTCAACGTTCTGCTCAGAGACGACAAATCATTTCCGTACATTCTTGTAACGGGCGATCACGAGTCCCCGGCAATCGTGAAGCACCGTGGTGCGCGGAAACGCAAAGGCGAGTATTTCGGTCCGTTTGCATCCGCAGGTGCCGTCGACAGAACGATCAACGCGCTTCAGAAGGCCTTTCTGATCAGAACCTGTTCCGACAGCTACTATGAGAACCGCTCGCGTCCTTGCCTCCAGTATCAGATCAAGAGATGCGCGGGCCCCTGCACCGGTGAAATCGACCCCGAGGACTACGCGGGTCTGGTCTCCGAAGCCAAGGCTTTCTTGTCCGGGCGCAGCCAGCTGATCAAGAAACAGCTCGCGCAACAGATGGAAGCCGCGTCCGCCGACCTGGAGTTCGAACGTGCCGCTATCTACCGCGACAGGCTGTCGGCCTTGTCGCATGTTCAGGCGCATCAGGGCATCAACCCGCAATCCGTTCAGGAAGCTGATGTGTTTGCCGTTCATCAGGAAGGCGGTCAGACCTGTGTTCAGGTCTTCTTCTTTCGGACCGGTCAGAACTGGGGCAACCGCGCCTACTTTCCAAAGGCCGACAAGTCGCTCGACGAGGCGGAGGTTCTGGAGAGTTTCCTTGCCCAGTTCTATGACGACAAACCCGCCCCTAAGCAGATCCTGCTGACGCACGCACTGGCGGAACAGGATCTCTTGTCCGAGGCCTTGAGCGAAAGGACCGGCCGCAAGGTCGACGTGAGCGTACCTAAGCGCGGGGAAAAGAAAGAGCTGGTCGACCATGCGCTCACCAATGCGCGGGAAGCGCTCGGGCGCCGGCTCGCCGAAACCTCAAGCCAGGCCCGCCTCTTGAAAGGTGTCGGAGAGGCATTCGACTTACCGGCGGTGCCGCGCCGGATCGAGGTCTACGACAACTCCCACATCATGGGGACGAATGCCGTGGGCGGCATGATCGTTGCGGGAATTGAAGGTTTCGCAAAGGGCCAATACCGCAAGTTTAACATCAAGTCGGAAGACCTTGTTCCCGGCGACGACTACGGCATGATGCGTGAGGTTCTGACGCGGCGCTTTTCGCGCCTTTTGAAAGAAAACGCGCGCGACGAAAAACCCGCTGCGAGCGCTGAAGCGCACGAGGTGTCGGAGGAGAGCGCAGGTGAAGATACATCTGCAGCCATATCATCCGACATGCCGGCCTGGCCTGATCTCGTGCTGATTGACGGCGGACAGGGCCAACTCACAGCGGCAAGAGAAACGCTTGAAACGCTCGGCATTACCGATGTGCCGCTGGTTGGAATTGCAAAAGGGCCTGATAGGGATGCGGGACGTGAGAAGTTCTTCATCCCCGGAAGACAGTCCTTCATGCTGCCGGAACGCGATCCGGTGCTTTACTTCGTTCAGCGTCTGCGCGATGAGGCACACCGGTTTGCAATCGGAAGCCACAGGGCGCGGCGCAAGAAAGACATCGTCAAGAACCCTCTTGACGAAATCGCCGGTGTGGGCCCAACACGCAAAAAGGCACTTTTGCGCCATTTCGGCACTGCCAAAGCCGTTTCCAAGGCAGGTGTTGATGACCTTGCAGCCGTCCCGGGCATCTCGGAAGCCATCGCGAAGCTTGTTTACGATCATTTTCATGAATAG